In Hemibagrus wyckioides isolate EC202008001 linkage group LG21, SWU_Hwy_1.0, whole genome shotgun sequence, the following proteins share a genomic window:
- the tfeb gene encoding transcription factor EB isoform X1: MAGTLEYTRPVITPSFGLDCAAAARPPRPPAMVSRVGMRQLLMRDQMQQEEQRERQRHLHHMQQRAPGPPAPTPAINAPVHFPAPMQVPVEVLKVQTHLENPTDYHIRQSQRQQVKEYLSSTFAPKQAVHAAAGVVHPSPPSMAQCQSAGAVQPLPSPCASQLITSAGNSAPNSPMALLKISCSHEKEMEEVIEDIISMQSSYDDIQNYPDSVVQMPNTLPLSSSHLDVYTGPGMAGPTIGMTSNSCPANLHHKRELSDAEARAMAKERQKKDNHNLIERRRRFNINDRIKELGTMIPKTNDLDVRWNKGTILRASVDYIKRMQKDIQRTREVESNFKRMEVVNKQLWLRIQELEMQARMHGLPNTSPSGLNNMETMNPFVKQENSPEEIHHQRPPPHQPPQLHPQPQQLHPQQLHPQPLHPQASQLHPQPPLQHSAVGSTQQFDFNHSLDWCDGSIPGYTDGMGCLGDLGSIGGTASNTMVHTGKKNEMAWMDDALSPLDTDPLLSAMSPEESVDSSRRSSFSIDDSDIL; this comes from the exons ATGGCTGGGACTCTTGAATACACAAGGCCAG TTATCACACCATCTTTCGGGCTGGACTGTGCGGCAGCTGCTCGGCCCCCACGCCCCCCTGCCATGGTGTCCCGCGTAGGCATGCGCCAGCTGCTCATGCGTGATCAAATGCAGCAGGAGGAGCAGCGGGAGCGCCAACGTCACCTGCACCACATGCAACAACGGGCACCTGGACCTCCTGCTCCCACGCCTGCCATCAACGCTCCTGTGCACTTCCCAGCACCGATGCAGGTGCCTGTTGAGGTGCTAAAG GTACAAACCCATCTGGAGAACCCCACCGACTACCACATCCGCCAGTCTCAGAGGCAGCAGGTAAAGGAGTACCTGTCCAGTACCTTTGCCCCCAAGCAAGCCGTCCATGCTGCAGCCGGTGTAGTCCACCCCTCTCCACCCAGCATGGCACAGTGCCAGTCAGCTGGTGCTGTGCAACCCTTGCCATCACCATGTGCATCACAGCTCATCACCTCAGCAGGGAACAGTGCCCCCAACAGTCCTATGGCCTTGTTGAAAATCAGCTGCAGCCATGAGAAAGAG ATGGAAGAAGTGATTGAGGATATCATCAGCATGCAGTCCAGCTATGATGACATACAAAATTATCCTGACTCTGTGGTACAGATGCCAAACACA CTCCCTCTGTCCAGCAGCCATTTGGACGTGTACACTGGGCCAGGCATGGCAGGTCCTACCATCGGCATGACTAGCAACTCCTGCCCTGCCAACCTACATCACAAGAGAGAGCTATCAG ATGCTGAAGCTCGTGCAATGgccaaagagagacagaaaaaagacaacCACAACCTGA TTGAAAGGAGAAGGAGGTTCAATATCAATGACCGCATCAAGGAGCTGGGCACCATGATTCCTAAAACGAATGACCT GGATGTCCGTTGGAACAAGGGCACTATTCTCCGAGCTTCAGTGGATTACATTAAACGGATGCAAAAGGACATCCAGAGAACCAGGGAAGTGGAGAGCAACTTCAAGAGGATGGAGGTGGTCAATAAGCAATTGTGGCTCCGTATCCAg GAGCTGGAGATGCAAGCCAGGATGCACGGTCTGCCTAACACTTCGCCATCAGGCCTGAACAACATGGAAACCATGAACCCGTTTGTGAAGCAGGAGAACAGCCCTGAGGAGATTCACCACCAGCGACCTCCTCCCCATCAGCCCCCTCAGCTCCATCCCCAGCCCCAGCAGCTTCACCCTCAGCAGCTCCACCCTCAGCCGCTCCACCCCCAGGCTTCTCAACTCCACCCCCAGCCACCGCTGCAGCACTCGGCCGTAGGCAGCACACAGCAGTTCGACTTCAACCACTCACTGGACTGGTGCGATGGCAGCATACCAGGTTATACTGATGGCATGGGGTGCCTGGGAGATTTGGGCTCTATAGGAGGCACGGCTAGTAACACCATGGTTCACACGGGCAAGAAGAACGAGATGGCCTGGATGGACGACGCGCTGTCGCCGCTGGACACAGACCCACTGCTCTCAGCCATGTCGCCCGAGGAGTCTGTGGACAGCAGCCGCCGTAGCAGCTTCAGCATAGACGACTCGGACATACTGTGA
- the tfeb gene encoding transcription factor EB isoform X2 codes for MVSRVGMRQLLMRDQMQQEEQRERQRHLHHMQQRAPGPPAPTPAINAPVHFPAPMQVPVEVLKVQTHLENPTDYHIRQSQRQQVKEYLSSTFAPKQAVHAAAGVVHPSPPSMAQCQSAGAVQPLPSPCASQLITSAGNSAPNSPMALLKISCSHEKEMEEVIEDIISMQSSYDDIQNYPDSVVQMPNTLPLSSSHLDVYTGPGMAGPTIGMTSNSCPANLHHKRELSDAEARAMAKERQKKDNHNLIERRRRFNINDRIKELGTMIPKTNDLDVRWNKGTILRASVDYIKRMQKDIQRTREVESNFKRMEVVNKQLWLRIQELEMQARMHGLPNTSPSGLNNMETMNPFVKQENSPEEIHHQRPPPHQPPQLHPQPQQLHPQQLHPQPLHPQASQLHPQPPLQHSAVGSTQQFDFNHSLDWCDGSIPGYTDGMGCLGDLGSIGGTASNTMVHTGKKNEMAWMDDALSPLDTDPLLSAMSPEESVDSSRRSSFSIDDSDIL; via the exons ATGGTGTCCCGCGTAGGCATGCGCCAGCTGCTCATGCGTGATCAAATGCAGCAGGAGGAGCAGCGGGAGCGCCAACGTCACCTGCACCACATGCAACAACGGGCACCTGGACCTCCTGCTCCCACGCCTGCCATCAACGCTCCTGTGCACTTCCCAGCACCGATGCAGGTGCCTGTTGAGGTGCTAAAG GTACAAACCCATCTGGAGAACCCCACCGACTACCACATCCGCCAGTCTCAGAGGCAGCAGGTAAAGGAGTACCTGTCCAGTACCTTTGCCCCCAAGCAAGCCGTCCATGCTGCAGCCGGTGTAGTCCACCCCTCTCCACCCAGCATGGCACAGTGCCAGTCAGCTGGTGCTGTGCAACCCTTGCCATCACCATGTGCATCACAGCTCATCACCTCAGCAGGGAACAGTGCCCCCAACAGTCCTATGGCCTTGTTGAAAATCAGCTGCAGCCATGAGAAAGAG ATGGAAGAAGTGATTGAGGATATCATCAGCATGCAGTCCAGCTATGATGACATACAAAATTATCCTGACTCTGTGGTACAGATGCCAAACACA CTCCCTCTGTCCAGCAGCCATTTGGACGTGTACACTGGGCCAGGCATGGCAGGTCCTACCATCGGCATGACTAGCAACTCCTGCCCTGCCAACCTACATCACAAGAGAGAGCTATCAG ATGCTGAAGCTCGTGCAATGgccaaagagagacagaaaaaagacaacCACAACCTGA TTGAAAGGAGAAGGAGGTTCAATATCAATGACCGCATCAAGGAGCTGGGCACCATGATTCCTAAAACGAATGACCT GGATGTCCGTTGGAACAAGGGCACTATTCTCCGAGCTTCAGTGGATTACATTAAACGGATGCAAAAGGACATCCAGAGAACCAGGGAAGTGGAGAGCAACTTCAAGAGGATGGAGGTGGTCAATAAGCAATTGTGGCTCCGTATCCAg GAGCTGGAGATGCAAGCCAGGATGCACGGTCTGCCTAACACTTCGCCATCAGGCCTGAACAACATGGAAACCATGAACCCGTTTGTGAAGCAGGAGAACAGCCCTGAGGAGATTCACCACCAGCGACCTCCTCCCCATCAGCCCCCTCAGCTCCATCCCCAGCCCCAGCAGCTTCACCCTCAGCAGCTCCACCCTCAGCCGCTCCACCCCCAGGCTTCTCAACTCCACCCCCAGCCACCGCTGCAGCACTCGGCCGTAGGCAGCACACAGCAGTTCGACTTCAACCACTCACTGGACTGGTGCGATGGCAGCATACCAGGTTATACTGATGGCATGGGGTGCCTGGGAGATTTGGGCTCTATAGGAGGCACGGCTAGTAACACCATGGTTCACACGGGCAAGAAGAACGAGATGGCCTGGATGGACGACGCGCTGTCGCCGCTGGACACAGACCCACTGCTCTCAGCCATGTCGCCCGAGGAGTCTGTGGACAGCAGCCGCCGTAGCAGCTTCAGCATAGACGACTCGGACATACTGTGA